From one Agrobacterium fabrum str. C58 genomic stretch:
- a CDS encoding sugar phosphate isomerase/epimerase family protein: MKTFKSKFASMAAVVALAAGIANPVFADDSKTLPIAAQMYTLRNAGTLEEQLAILNRAGVSAVETVDMQKVSASELNALLEKHKIKVISSHVPIDKLRGNLDEVITEQKAVGNPVVTVPFLKPEDRPKDAAGWTAFGKELGGYADKLSAAGLSMAYHNHDFEMAKFDGKTALELLLDAAGPKLQSELDVAWVARSGTDPAEFLGTLKGRVFAIHAKDNAPAGTAENERGFATLGTGVLDWKAILPAAKQAGVKLFILEHDLPLDAEAVVTKGNAFLNERLPTLQ; the protein is encoded by the coding sequence GCAGCTGTCGTCGCATTGGCGGCCGGTATCGCAAACCCGGTTTTTGCCGATGACAGCAAGACGCTGCCGATTGCGGCGCAGATGTACACATTGCGCAACGCCGGAACGCTTGAGGAGCAGCTTGCCATCCTCAACCGCGCCGGCGTTTCCGCCGTTGAAACGGTGGATATGCAGAAGGTTAGCGCCAGTGAGCTGAACGCGCTTCTGGAAAAGCACAAGATCAAGGTCATTTCCTCGCATGTGCCGATCGACAAGCTGCGCGGCAACCTCGATGAGGTCATCACCGAGCAGAAGGCCGTCGGCAATCCTGTGGTGACCGTGCCGTTCCTGAAGCCGGAAGACCGCCCGAAGGATGCCGCAGGCTGGACCGCCTTCGGCAAGGAGCTCGGCGGCTATGCCGACAAGCTGTCGGCCGCAGGCCTCTCCATGGCCTATCACAACCACGATTTTGAAATGGCCAAGTTCGACGGCAAGACGGCGCTCGAGCTGCTGCTCGATGCCGCCGGTCCGAAACTGCAGAGCGAACTCGATGTCGCCTGGGTGGCGCGTAGCGGCACTGATCCGGCGGAATTCCTCGGCACCTTAAAGGGCCGGGTATTTGCCATCCACGCCAAGGACAATGCGCCTGCGGGCACGGCGGAAAACGAGCGCGGCTTTGCAACGCTTGGAACCGGCGTTCTCGACTGGAAGGCAATTCTGCCGGCGGCCAAGCAGGCCGGTGTCAAGCTGTTCATTCTTGAACACGACCTTCCGCTCGATGCCGAAGCGGTCGTGACCAAGGGTAACGCGTTCCTGAACGAACGCCTTCCGACCCTTCAGTAA
- a CDS encoding GMC oxidoreductase yields MADNHYDAIVVGSGISGGWAAKELTQKGLKVLMLERGRNIEHVTDYQNADKEAWDYPHRNRATQEMKAKYPVLSRDYLLEEATLGMWADEQETPYVEEKRFDWFRGYHVGGRSLLWGRQTYRWSQTDFEANAKDGIAVDWPIRYEDVSPWYDYVERFAGISGSREGLDILPDGEFLPPIPLNFVEQDVASRLKKAFKGTRHLINSRCANITQELPDQERTPCQFRNKCRLGCPFGGYFSTQASTLPAAVATGNLTLRPFSIVKEILYDKDKKKARGVEIIDAETNLTYEYTADIIFLNASTLNSTWVLMNSATDVWEGGLGSSSGELGHNVMDHHFRMGATGQVDGFEDFYFKGRRPAGFYIPRFRNTGDDKRKYLRGFGYQGSASRSRWEREIAELNIGADYKDTLTEPGGWTIGMTAFGEMLPYHDNRVKLDHDKKDKWGLPVLSMNVEMKQNELDMREDMVNDAVEMFEAVGIKNVKPSRGTYAPGMGIHEMGTARMGRDPKTSVLNGNNQVWDAPNVFVTDGACMTSASCVNPSLTYMALTARAAEFAVSERKKGNL; encoded by the coding sequence ATGGCAGACAATCATTATGATGCGATTGTTGTCGGCTCAGGCATCAGTGGAGGCTGGGCCGCGAAGGAACTCACGCAAAAGGGCCTGAAAGTCCTGATGCTGGAGCGTGGCCGCAATATCGAGCACGTCACCGACTACCAGAATGCCGACAAGGAAGCCTGGGATTATCCCCATCGCAACCGCGCCACGCAGGAGATGAAGGCGAAATATCCCGTCCTCAGCCGCGATTACCTGCTGGAAGAAGCAACACTCGGCATGTGGGCCGATGAGCAGGAAACGCCCTATGTCGAGGAAAAGCGCTTCGACTGGTTCCGCGGTTATCATGTCGGCGGCCGCTCATTGCTCTGGGGGCGCCAGACCTATCGCTGGTCGCAGACCGATTTTGAGGCCAATGCGAAAGACGGCATCGCCGTCGACTGGCCGATCCGTTATGAAGACGTCTCCCCCTGGTATGACTATGTCGAGCGTTTTGCCGGCATCTCCGGCAGCCGCGAGGGGTTGGATATTCTTCCCGATGGCGAATTCCTGCCGCCCATTCCGCTCAATTTCGTCGAGCAGGATGTCGCCAGCCGGCTGAAGAAGGCTTTCAAGGGTACGCGCCACCTCATCAATTCGCGCTGCGCCAACATTACCCAGGAGCTTCCCGATCAGGAGCGCACCCCCTGTCAGTTCCGCAACAAGTGTCGGCTGGGCTGTCCCTTCGGCGGCTATTTCAGCACGCAGGCCTCGACCCTGCCTGCGGCCGTCGCCACCGGTAATCTGACGCTGCGGCCCTTCTCCATCGTCAAGGAAATCCTCTACGACAAGGATAAGAAGAAGGCGCGCGGTGTCGAGATCATCGATGCCGAGACGAACCTGACCTATGAATATACCGCCGACATCATCTTCCTGAACGCCTCGACGCTGAACTCGACATGGGTGCTGATGAATTCGGCGACCGATGTCTGGGAAGGCGGGCTTGGCAGCAGCTCCGGTGAACTCGGCCATAATGTGATGGACCACCATTTCCGCATGGGCGCGACCGGCCAGGTGGACGGTTTCGAGGACTTCTATTTCAAGGGCCGCCGTCCGGCGGGCTTCTACATTCCGCGTTTCCGCAATACCGGCGATGACAAGCGCAAATATCTGCGCGGTTTCGGTTATCAGGGATCGGCCAGCCGTTCACGCTGGGAGCGGGAAATCGCCGAGCTAAACATCGGTGCCGACTATAAGGATACCCTGACCGAGCCGGGCGGCTGGACCATTGGCATGACCGCCTTCGGCGAAATGCTGCCCTATCACGATAACCGCGTGAAGCTCGATCATGACAAGAAGGACAAATGGGGCCTGCCGGTCCTTTCCATGAATGTCGAGATGAAGCAGAACGAACTCGACATGCGTGAAGATATGGTCAATGACGCCGTCGAGATGTTCGAGGCGGTCGGCATCAAGAACGTCAAGCCCTCGCGGGGTACCTACGCCCCCGGCATGGGCATTCACGAAATGGGAACGGCCCGCATGGGACGCGACCCGAAAACCTCCGTCCTCAACGGCAACAACCAGGTCTGGGATGCACCCAATGTCTTCGTCACCGACGGTGCCTGCATGACCTCTGCCTCCTGCGTTAACCCGTCCTTGACCTACATGGCGCTGACGGCGCGTGCTGCCGAGTTTGCCGTTTCCGAACGTAAGAAGGGGAACCTGTGA
- a CDS encoding gluconate 2-dehydrogenase subunit 3 family protein: MNRRELLKLIAIATGLPLIGADVLTAAENAAKPAGGGHVFSPEEIRFLDEVAETIIPRTSTPGAKDAEVGAFMAVYAADCYTDEQRALFLSAIPEIEKRSQADHKKGFLDLTAEQKQALLSALDKQARAEQTPAKPHAFTLVKQLTLLGFFTSKIGATEVLVYDEIPGGFEDRVPYKKGTPAWGTT, encoded by the coding sequence ATGAACAGACGCGAACTGTTGAAACTGATAGCCATTGCCACGGGCCTTCCGCTGATCGGCGCGGATGTCCTCACGGCGGCGGAAAATGCCGCCAAACCAGCCGGCGGCGGCCATGTGTTCAGCCCGGAGGAAATCCGGTTTCTGGACGAGGTGGCGGAGACCATCATTCCCCGCACCTCCACGCCGGGTGCGAAGGATGCTGAAGTGGGTGCATTCATGGCCGTCTATGCCGCCGATTGTTATACCGACGAGCAGCGGGCGCTCTTCCTTTCGGCAATCCCCGAAATAGAGAAACGTAGTCAGGCAGACCATAAAAAGGGCTTTCTGGATCTGACGGCAGAACAGAAGCAGGCGTTGCTTTCTGCGCTGGACAAGCAGGCCAGGGCGGAACAGACGCCGGCAAAGCCGCATGCCTTTACGCTGGTCAAGCAGTTGACGCTGCTCGGTTTCTTCACCTCGAAGATCGGCGCTACGGAAGTTCTCGTCTATGACGAGATTCCCGGTGGTTTCGAAGACCGCGTTCCCTACAAGAAGGGCACGCCTGCCTGGGGCACGACCTGA
- a CDS encoding c-type cytochrome produces MRNISIIAAAMLAASTVPALSEGDVAKGEAVFKRCSACHAIGEGAKNRVGPQLNGIIGRAAGGVPDYTYSSAMKKAGEDGLVWTPEELRDFLSAPKKKIPGNKMALAGISKPEDLDNLIAYIESTASKPAE; encoded by the coding sequence ATGCGCAATATATCAATCATCGCGGCAGCGATGCTAGCGGCCAGCACCGTTCCCGCTCTTTCGGAGGGCGATGTTGCCAAGGGGGAGGCGGTCTTCAAGCGCTGTTCCGCCTGTCACGCCATCGGCGAGGGCGCCAAAAACCGGGTCGGCCCGCAGCTTAACGGCATCATCGGCCGCGCAGCGGGCGGCGTGCCTGATTATACTTATTCGAGCGCGATGAAAAAAGCGGGTGAGGACGGGCTCGTCTGGACGCCGGAAGAATTGCGGGATTTCCTGAGCGCGCCAAAGAAGAAAATACCCGGAAACAAGATGGCGCTCGCCGGCATCAGTAAACCGGAAGATCTGGACAATCTCATCGCCTATATCGAGAGCACGGCTTCCAAGCCGGCTGAGTGA
- a CDS encoding Crp/Fnr family transcriptional regulator yields the protein MKIDRSVIRSLALFAKMADDELDGLLTHATSRLVPPGEAIFEQGQSAAHFFLLIHGRLKVTQVTHDGQQIIVRMVHPGDLFGFARALQRSDYPGTATTAAESVILSWQTDLWPQFVEQNPHLAVSAMQTIGQRLEEAHTRIREMSTQEVERRVAHAVLRLSQQAGRKELDGIRIDFPISRQDIAEMTGTTLHTVSRILSSWESKGLVQGGRQKLLVCNLPGLAQLAEGETSQV from the coding sequence GTGAAGATTGACCGAAGCGTCATCCGGTCGCTGGCCTTGTTTGCCAAGATGGCCGACGATGAGCTGGACGGACTGCTGACCCACGCCACATCCCGGCTGGTGCCGCCGGGCGAGGCCATTTTCGAGCAGGGCCAGTCCGCCGCGCATTTCTTCCTGCTCATACACGGCCGCCTGAAGGTGACGCAGGTGACCCATGACGGCCAGCAGATCATCGTGCGTATGGTGCATCCCGGCGATCTCTTCGGCTTCGCCCGGGCGCTGCAACGGTCGGATTATCCCGGCACCGCCACGACGGCGGCCGAAAGCGTGATTCTATCCTGGCAGACGGACCTCTGGCCGCAATTCGTCGAACAGAACCCGCATCTTGCCGTCTCCGCCATGCAGACGATAGGCCAGCGTCTTGAAGAAGCCCATACGCGCATCCGCGAAATGTCGACGCAGGAAGTGGAGCGCCGGGTGGCCCATGCCGTGCTGCGCCTTTCGCAACAGGCGGGACGCAAGGAACTGGACGGCATCCGTATCGACTTCCCGATTTCGCGTCAGGATATAGCCGAAATGACCGGCACGACGCTGCACACCGTTTCGCGCATTCTTTCCAGCTGGGAAAGCAAGGGTCTGGTGCAGGGCGGGCGGCAGAAACTTCTGGTCTGCAACCTGCCGGGCCTTGCCCAGCTGGCGGAGGGCGAAACCAGCCAGGTTTAG
- a CDS encoding SUMF1/EgtB/PvdO family nonheme iron enzyme gives MGIPGNSHFPNAVSLLLPLSLATVLATAIGFQSGIIRSGADTRAAMTAPQVVTVPAGRFTYRAEGEYFRDGYAVDGPMVDLTMRQNLTIMKYQVSSANYARCVAEGGCQQPEPGFAAPVGGEIPATGISQDDAHAYAKWLSERTGAVWRLPSDAELAFAAGSLFPDETLGVAADSENPALRWLADYERQTSRKAAGNPVPQSYGSFGENEYGLADFGGNIWEWTASCSHRVTLGKDGEVVDTAAACGIPVASGKHRAAMSAFVKNPKSGGCAVGVPPDNLGFRLVKDTRWYAPLVEKLRAARLIS, from the coding sequence ATGGGCATTCCCGGCAATAGCCATTTCCCAAATGCCGTCTCGCTTCTTTTGCCGCTCTCGCTTGCAACAGTGCTGGCAACGGCGATCGGTTTCCAGTCCGGGATCATCCGCAGCGGCGCTGATACCCGCGCGGCCATGACGGCTCCACAGGTCGTTACGGTGCCCGCGGGACGTTTCACCTACCGGGCGGAGGGTGAATATTTCCGCGATGGGTATGCCGTCGATGGCCCAATGGTTGACCTGACGATGCGGCAAAATCTGACGATCATGAAATATCAGGTGTCGAGCGCGAATTATGCACGCTGCGTGGCGGAAGGCGGCTGCCAGCAGCCTGAACCCGGCTTCGCCGCCCCCGTCGGCGGCGAGATACCGGCAACCGGCATCAGCCAGGATGACGCCCACGCCTATGCGAAGTGGCTGAGCGAGCGGACCGGCGCTGTCTGGCGCCTGCCGAGCGACGCTGAACTTGCCTTTGCCGCCGGATCACTTTTTCCGGATGAGACACTTGGCGTTGCTGCGGATAGCGAAAATCCCGCTTTGCGCTGGCTGGCGGATTACGAGCGGCAGACCAGCCGCAAGGCGGCGGGCAATCCCGTTCCGCAATCCTATGGCAGCTTCGGCGAAAACGAATATGGCCTTGCCGATTTCGGCGGCAATATCTGGGAATGGACCGCGAGTTGCAGCCACCGTGTGACGCTCGGCAAGGATGGCGAAGTGGTCGACACCGCCGCCGCCTGCGGCATTCCCGTCGCATCGGGAAAACACCGGGCGGCGATGAGCGCCTTCGTCAAAAACCCGAAAAGCGGCGGCTGCGCCGTTGGCGTGCCGCCTGACAATCTCGGTTTCCGGCTGGTGAAGGATACGCGGTGGTATGCGCCGCTTGTCGAAAAGCTTCGTGCAGCCCGTCTGATTTCTTGA
- the nirK gene encoding copper-containing nitrite reductase → MTETFHITRRNILAGAAFAGAIAPMIIPSAAGAAEEKKAAAKPLTSAEIAALPRAKVDLVKPPFVHAHTQKAEGGPKIVEFTLTIKEQKMILDDKGTEVHAMTFNGSVPGPLMVVHQDDYVELTLINPDTNELQHNIDFHSATGALGGGGLTIVNPGEKAILRFKATKAGVFVYHCAPPGMVPWHVTSGMNGAIMVLPREGLTDGHGKELVYDKVYYVGEQDFYIPRDENGNFKKYESAGDAMADTLEVMRKLTPSHIVFNGAVGALTGEHALQAAVGEKVLIVHSQANRDTRPHLIGGHGDYVWATGKFRNPPDLDQETWFIPGGTAGAAFYTFEQPGIYAYVNHNLIEAFELGAAAHFKVTGEWNNTLMQAVLAPSSI, encoded by the coding sequence ATGACGGAAACCTTCCACATCACACGGCGCAATATTCTCGCAGGCGCAGCATTTGCAGGGGCTATAGCCCCCATGATCATCCCCTCGGCGGCGGGCGCGGCAGAGGAAAAGAAGGCCGCAGCAAAGCCATTGACGAGCGCGGAGATTGCAGCGCTGCCTCGCGCAAAGGTTGATCTCGTCAAGCCGCCCTTCGTGCACGCCCACACCCAGAAAGCCGAAGGCGGACCGAAGATCGTCGAGTTCACGCTCACGATCAAGGAACAGAAGATGATCCTCGACGACAAGGGCACCGAGGTTCACGCCATGACCTTCAACGGCTCGGTTCCCGGCCCCTTGATGGTGGTGCATCAGGACGACTACGTCGAGCTGACCCTCATCAACCCCGATACCAACGAGCTGCAGCACAACATCGATTTCCACTCGGCCACCGGCGCGCTCGGCGGCGGCGGGCTCACCATCGTCAACCCCGGTGAAAAGGCGATCCTGCGTTTCAAGGCCACCAAGGCCGGCGTCTTCGTTTATCACTGCGCACCTCCCGGCATGGTGCCGTGGCATGTCACCTCGGGCATGAATGGCGCGATCATGGTGCTGCCGCGTGAGGGCCTGACGGACGGCCACGGCAAGGAGCTTGTTTATGACAAGGTCTATTATGTCGGCGAGCAGGACTTCTACATCCCGCGTGACGAGAACGGCAATTTCAAGAAATATGAAAGCGCCGGTGACGCCATGGCCGACACGCTGGAAGTGATGCGCAAGCTGACGCCAAGCCACATCGTGTTCAATGGCGCAGTCGGTGCCCTGACAGGGGAACATGCCCTTCAGGCCGCTGTGGGTGAAAAGGTGCTGATCGTTCATTCGCAGGCGAACCGCGACACCCGCCCGCACCTCATCGGCGGCCACGGCGACTACGTCTGGGCGACGGGCAAATTCCGCAACCCGCCGGATCTCGACCAGGAAACCTGGTTCATCCCCGGCGGCACGGCGGGCGCGGCCTTCTACACCTTCGAGCAGCCCGGCATCTACGCCTACGTCAACCACAACCTCATCGAAGCCTTCGAACTGGGCGCTGCAGCCCACTTCAAGGTCACGGGTGAGTGGAACAACACCCTGATGCAGGCGGTGCTCGCCCCATCGAGCATCTGA
- a CDS encoding NnrS family protein: MSGSETVLPLGRSRPKGGIPRGLARTGPVIFSYGFRPFFLGGALWAIVAMVLWIAALSGFIDIGGDYGAPNWHAHEMLFGFASAVLAGFLLTAVPNWTGRLPVSGKPLVWLFALWCAGRLLLLVPDQVGVVTAAAVDGLFLPALLAICAREVIAGRKWKDLKVLGGLLALSVANIVFHVAAIGGDHSQMATRLAVSAYTVLVIIVGGRIVPSFTRNWLNRFGRTDFPVPYNGFDTAAILTGIVALAVWTIEPESMLAVSTALLAAFMHAVRLIRWRGWTTRPEQVLVVLHVAYAFIPVGFIAIALAALDVMDTRSVLHIFTVGVIGCMMLAVMTRASLGHTGRKLAASRLTIAAYVSLIACALLRPAAEFLPGVMMHLYGCSALLWIVGFGLFCVEYGPILMRERKPLKA; this comes from the coding sequence ATGAGTGGCAGCGAAACCGTTCTCCCCCTAGGGCGCAGCCGGCCAAAGGGCGGCATTCCAAGAGGGCTGGCGCGCACCGGCCCGGTTATCTTTTCTTACGGCTTCCGGCCGTTTTTCCTCGGCGGCGCCCTCTGGGCCATCGTGGCGATGGTGTTGTGGATCGCAGCCCTTTCCGGCTTCATCGATATTGGCGGAGACTATGGCGCGCCGAACTGGCATGCCCATGAGATGCTGTTCGGTTTCGCTTCAGCGGTGCTGGCCGGCTTTCTCCTGACGGCTGTGCCGAACTGGACGGGGCGGCTGCCGGTGTCGGGCAAACCGCTGGTCTGGCTGTTTGCGCTCTGGTGCGCCGGCCGGCTTTTGCTGCTCGTGCCGGATCAGGTGGGCGTGGTCACCGCCGCAGCCGTCGACGGGCTGTTCCTGCCGGCGCTGCTGGCGATCTGCGCGCGCGAGGTTATTGCCGGACGCAAATGGAAGGACCTGAAGGTGCTGGGCGGGCTGCTGGCGCTTTCCGTCGCCAATATTGTTTTCCATGTGGCGGCGATTGGCGGCGATCACAGCCAGATGGCGACCCGCCTTGCCGTCTCGGCTTATACCGTGCTCGTCATCATCGTCGGTGGCCGCATCGTGCCGAGTTTCACCCGCAACTGGCTGAACCGTTTTGGCCGCACGGATTTTCCCGTGCCCTATAACGGCTTCGACACCGCCGCCATCCTCACCGGCATCGTGGCGCTTGCCGTGTGGACAATAGAGCCTGAGAGCATGCTGGCCGTGTCCACGGCGCTTCTGGCCGCGTTCATGCACGCTGTGCGTCTCATCCGCTGGCGCGGCTGGACGACCCGGCCGGAGCAGGTGCTGGTGGTGTTGCATGTGGCCTATGCCTTCATTCCCGTTGGGTTCATTGCCATCGCTCTGGCGGCTCTTGATGTCATGGACACGCGCTCCGTCCTGCACATCTTCACCGTCGGCGTTATCGGCTGCATGATGCTTGCGGTGATGACGAGAGCGAGCCTTGGCCATACCGGACGCAAGCTCGCGGCTAGCAGGCTGACCATTGCAGCTTACGTATCTCTGATCGCCTGCGCGCTGCTGAGACCGGCAGCCGAGTTCCTTCCCGGCGTTATGATGCATCTTTATGGCTGCTCGGCGCTTCTCTGGATCGTGGGTTTTGGTCTCTTCTGCGTCGAATACGGGCCGATCCTGATGCGCGAACGCAAACCGCTGAAAGCCTGA
- a CDS encoding DUF2249 domain-containing protein, giving the protein MTEMIRELDVRPLLQSGGEPFPAIMEAVAGLAPGEALRLYATFRPVPLFKVMAERGFDHQVREIGGGDWEVLFTPQSIETEQISVSPALAGNAEEPQIWPDPAIYLDLSEETAEGQTSRTLKSLDRLLPGAVIFVLMPQEPTFLYPELLARGHQWAGNFDEARTAFRIFIRAGAGAH; this is encoded by the coding sequence ATGACGGAAATGATCAGGGAACTTGATGTCCGGCCGCTTTTGCAGAGCGGCGGCGAGCCCTTTCCGGCCATCATGGAAGCCGTGGCCGGGCTCGCCCCCGGTGAGGCGCTGCGATTATACGCCACCTTCCGGCCGGTTCCGCTGTTCAAGGTGATGGCCGAGCGCGGTTTCGACCATCAGGTCAGGGAAATCGGCGGCGGCGACTGGGAAGTACTGTTCACGCCGCAATCCATTGAAACCGAGCAGATATCTGTTTCGCCAGCGCTTGCGGGCAATGCCGAAGAGCCGCAGATATGGCCTGATCCGGCCATCTATCTCGATCTCAGCGAAGAGACGGCCGAAGGCCAGACGAGCCGCACGCTTAAATCGCTGGATCGTCTTCTGCCGGGCGCCGTGATCTTCGTGCTGATGCCGCAGGAGCCGACCTTTCTTTACCCGGAGCTTCTGGCCCGGGGTCATCAATGGGCCGGCAATTTCGACGAGGCGCGCACGGCGTTTCGCATCTTCATCCGCGCCGGGGCCGGCGCACATTAA
- a CDS encoding DUF2249 domain-containing protein has product MSEAQTATNIDVRIIPHRERHPRIFGALGALTEGQSLQITSDHDPRPLLYQLATNFPGQFGWEYLEQGPEVWRLDIGRLEEQAEGSEDDMSGCECCCGSEH; this is encoded by the coding sequence ATGTCCGAAGCCCAGACCGCAACCAATATAGATGTGCGCATCATTCCGCATCGTGAACGCCATCCGCGCATTTTCGGTGCGCTTGGCGCGTTGACCGAGGGTCAATCGCTGCAGATCACCAGCGATCACGATCCCCGCCCCCTGCTCTACCAGCTCGCCACCAATTTCCCTGGCCAGTTCGGCTGGGAATATCTCGAACAGGGCCCGGAAGTCTGGCGTCTCGATATCGGCCGGCTGGAAGAACAGGCCGAAGGTTCCGAGGACGATATGTCCGGCTGCGAATGCTGCTGCGGTTCCGAACATTGA
- a CDS encoding nitric oxide reductase activation protein NorD: MLDFLELEETVGRAWHRLIGETGTWLRFPDHAVKLEDMQAVLTICFRGFGGEHAVQIAPARARTSTHRLRLRQRMGLGEEKLAQPGRDHATLMLPPVLDLFPDRRLNRDLYLWLAAAMALMPLEPVAAADPLRNDLARLHRAAELAEIVTRAFPGMKTRYRRLCAAMLAVRQTRPLPQAEQRVEQRVLFMLAAAAGIEGYAPPASPPEKAPPRYLPMLPVPLWPDTLLRETSEARQGEDQPAAAAAPQEAEAARHIAVREKAENRQTERSPFILNRFEKILAMAEMVNVDRPGDDSDDADGSAADELDDLTLGERKGRPSARFRFDLDLPPEALNHTALTAELTYPEWDYRSRTYLADHCRVISGPAKDAETAPEPDPDTKNLIRRVRRQFEVLRPRHELLRAQLDGNDLDLDAVVRARSDIAAGGQGSDRIHVASRPQAHDLAVTILVDVSLSTDAWFDNRRVLDVEKEALLVLAHGLSACGDIHSILTFTSRRRSWVRVETVKDFDEPMGHTIERRIAALKPGFYTRIGPAIRHASAKLHERPERRKLLLLLTDGKPNDVDHYEGRFAIEDSRRAVSEARRSGVSVFGVTVDSKAQSYIPAMFGQNGYAIVSRIAKLPSALPAIYRSLAG, from the coding sequence ATGCTGGACTTTCTGGAACTGGAAGAAACCGTCGGCCGCGCCTGGCACAGGCTGATCGGCGAAACCGGCACATGGCTGCGCTTCCCGGATCATGCCGTGAAGCTGGAGGATATGCAGGCGGTGCTGACCATCTGTTTCCGCGGTTTTGGCGGTGAACATGCGGTGCAGATAGCCCCGGCCCGTGCCCGCACTTCCACACACCGGCTGAGGCTTCGCCAGCGCATGGGCCTTGGCGAAGAAAAGCTCGCCCAGCCGGGCCGGGATCATGCCACGCTGATGTTGCCGCCGGTGCTCGATCTGTTTCCCGACCGCCGCCTCAACCGCGATCTTTATCTCTGGCTCGCCGCCGCCATGGCGCTGATGCCGCTTGAACCGGTCGCGGCGGCTGACCCGCTGCGCAACGATCTCGCCCGGCTCCACCGCGCCGCAGAACTTGCAGAGATCGTGACCCGTGCTTTTCCCGGCATGAAAACCCGTTATCGCCGGCTGTGCGCCGCCATGCTCGCGGTGCGGCAGACGCGGCCTTTACCCCAGGCAGAACAGCGGGTGGAACAACGGGTGTTATTCATGTTGGCCGCGGCGGCAGGGATCGAGGGCTATGCGCCGCCTGCGAGCCCTCCGGAAAAAGCACCGCCGCGCTACCTGCCGATGCTGCCTGTTCCACTCTGGCCGGACACGTTGCTGCGGGAGACATCCGAGGCCCGGCAGGGCGAGGACCAGCCGGCAGCGGCGGCAGCGCCGCAGGAGGCGGAAGCCGCCCGTCATATCGCCGTGCGTGAAAAGGCGGAGAACCGGCAGACGGAACGCAGCCCCTTTATCCTCAACCGCTTCGAAAAAATCCTCGCCATGGCCGAGATGGTGAATGTCGACCGGCCGGGTGACGACAGCGACGATGCCGACGGCAGTGCGGCGGACGAGCTTGACGATTTGACGCTGGGTGAAAGAAAGGGGCGGCCTTCCGCCCGCTTCCGCTTCGATCTCGACCTGCCGCCTGAAGCACTGAACCATACCGCGCTGACGGCGGAGCTGACCTATCCCGAATGGGATTATCGCAGCCGCACTTATCTCGCCGACCATTGCCGGGTCATTTCAGGACCGGCGAAGGACGCCGAGACGGCACCGGAACCCGACCCGGACACCAAAAACCTCATCCGCCGCGTCAGGCGGCAATTCGAGGTGCTGAGGCCGCGCCACGAACTGCTGCGCGCCCAGCTCGACGGTAACGATCTCGATCTTGACGCCGTGGTTCGCGCCAGAAGCGATATTGCCGCCGGCGGACAGGGCAGCGACCGCATTCATGTGGCAAGCCGCCCGCAGGCGCATGATCTTGCCGTAACGATCCTCGTCGACGTGTCGCTATCGACCGATGCCTGGTTCGACAATCGTCGGGTTCTGGACGTGGAAAAGGAAGCCCTGCTGGTGCTTGCCCACGGGCTTTCCGCCTGCGGTGACATTCACTCAATCCTGACCTTCACCTCCCGCCGCCGTTCCTGGGTGCGGGTGGAGACGGTGAAGGATTTCGATGAACCGATGGGCCACACCATCGAGCGTCGCATCGCGGCACTGAAGCCCGGCTTCTACACCCGCATCGGCCCCGCCATCCGCCACGCCAGCGCCAAGCTGCATGAAAGACCGGAGCGCCGCAAGCTGCTGCTGCTGCTGACGGATGGCAAGCCGAACGATGTCGATCACTACGAGGGCCGCTTCGCCATAGAGGATAGCCGCCGTGCGGTTTCCGAGGCGCGGCGCTCAGGCGTCAGTGTCTTCGGCGTAACGGTCGACAGCAAGGCGCAATCCTATATTCCGGCCATGTTCGGCCAGAACGGTTATGCCATCGTCAGCAGGATAGCGAAGCTGCCATCGGCGCTACCGGCAATCTATCGCAGCCTTGCCGGCTGA